Genomic DNA from Jejubacter calystegiae:
CTGTGCGCGCCTTCACGATGGTTAAGGGTGCGCACGCAGAGCAGCGGCGCCTGATTAGGGATCTCCAGCATCCGGCTCTCTTTAGCTTGGGCCCGGCGGGCGCTAATCCGCGTCTGATGGCGGATCAGGCGGATGTCGAGACGCGCTTCCAGCCAGTCGTGCAGCGAACCGCTGGTGAATTCACGCAGGCTGGGCCACCAGGCGATATCGGAGAAGTAGTGATCGATCAGACACAGGGCGACGCCATTGACCCGGCGCAGAGTGCGCAGGTGGATAATGTCGCGCCCTTCCGCCACGCCCAGAGCATCAGCCACCGGACCGGAGGCCGGGCGCAACACGGAAAGCAGGCGTTCGCTGGTTGGATGGCTGCCCTGGTCGAGCAGATTCTGGCTAAAGCGCGCCCGGGCATTCAGGGGGTAGTCAAACGGGCGCATCAGCACCAGAATGCCAACCCCCTGACGGCGCTGTACCCAGCCGCGCTCCACCAGTTGGTCTACGGCGCGGCGCAGGGTGTGGCGATTCACCCCGAAGCGGGTTGCCAGTTGCTGTTCGGCGGGTAGCCAGTCGCCGCAGCGGTAGTGGCTTAACTCCTGCTCCAGCCGGGCGGCTATTTCCTGATAACGGGTGGGGTAAGTGGTCGGATGTCTGGATAGGTTCATCGCACAGGCTCCTTTCGGGTCAGATAAACTGCTTACGCAGCCGCTGCGACAGGAAGTCGAGCAGACTGACGGTGACGATAACGACAATCATCAGGGCGCAGGTCTGGGGGAACTGAAAGCCGCGAATGGCTTCCCACAGGGTGACGCCGATACCGCCCGCGCCCACCATGCCGACCACCGTGGCGGAACGGACGTTGGACTCAAAGCGATACAGGGAGTAGGAGATCAGCAGCGGCATGACCTGGGGCAGAACGCCGTAGAGAATCTCTTCCAGCTTATTGGCGCCGGTGGCGCGGATCCCTTCCACCGGGCCGGGGTCGATGGCCTCCACCGCTTCGGAAAGCAGCTTGGAGAGCACGCCGGTGGTGTGGATAAACAGCGCCAGCACCCCGGCGAACGGGCCAAGACCCACGGCGACGACAAACAGCATGGCGAACACCATTTCGTTAATGGCGCGGCAGGCGTCCATCAGGCGGCGTACCGGCTGGTAAATCCACCACGGGGCGATATTTTCGGCGCTCATCAGGCCGAAGGGGATGGAAAGCACCACCGCCAGTGCCGTGCCCCACACCGCGATTTGCAGCGTCACCAACATCTCTTCAAGGTAGAGCGGCCACTGGCTGAAATCAGGCGGGAAGAAGTCGGCGGCGAAGGTCGCCATATTGCCGCCGTCCTGTATCAGGGTCAGCGGCGCCATTTCGGCACCGTGCCAGGAGGCGGCCAGAACCGCCAGCACCAGGCCCCAGCCGATAAGCGAAAAAGCGCTGCGTTTGGGGGGATTCAGAGTCATGCTTTGGCTGTGCATCGTTATCTCCCGTTACTGAGCGCTTGCGGTTTCACGCGGAGCCTGACTTTCCAGCGCATCGAGCTGCTTCTGGAGCGTTTCCAGCTTGCTGGCGCGTTCGGATTCGCTGAGCCCCTTGTTGTTCTTCACGCTCTGTACCTCTTTAAACAGCGTGAGCTGGCGAATGGGCACCAGTTGCTGGTCACTGGATGCGCGGAACGGCGCCCAGCCCAGCCCTTTCAGCACCTGCTGCTGTTCCGGCGTTTTGCCGTAACCCAGAAAGAAGTCGCGTACCCTGGTTTTGGTGCCTTCGGGCAGGTTTTTGCGCCAGACGATGGGATCGCCTGGGATCAGCGGCGACTTCCAGATCGTCCGTAGCTGCTTATATTTTTCTGGTGCGGTGACCTTCAGACGATCGAGGTTTTCGGTGTTATTGGTCGCCACGTCTACCTGGCCGTTGGCGACCGCCAGCGCGTTGGTTTCATGGTTGGCATTCACCGTGCGCTTAAAGTCACTGGCCGCGGCATGGTGTTTAGCGAACACGTAGTAACCGGGGACCAGGAAGCCGGAGGTAGAGTTGGGATCGCCATTGCCGAAGGTCAGCGATTGACGCTGGGCCAGCAGTTGATCCAGGTTTTTGATCGGGCTCTTCTGGTTGACTATCAGCACGCTCCAGTAGCCCGGCGAACCATCGGCGGCCACCGTCTGGGCAAATACCTGACCGCCCGCGCGGTCTACCGCCTCCATGGCCGACAGGTTGCCGTACCAGGCGAGATCCACCTTGTTAAAGCGCATGCCCTGGATAATGCCCGCGTAATCCGGCGCGAAGAAGGCGTTCACCTTCACGCCCAGCTGCTTTTCCATATCTTTCAGAAAAGGCTGCCACTGCGATTTCAGGTTCTGCTGGGATTCGGTAGAGATAATGCCGAAGTTCAGCGCATCAGGTTCATTAGCCTGGACCGGCATCAGCAGACTGGTCACGCTGAACAGGCTGGTGAAGGCAAGGGCGGTGACCATTTTGTTATTCATAACTTTTCCTTCCCGTGGCAATCAGGCCGCAGCCGCATTGGCTTCAATGCGGTCAATGCTGCGGTAGAGATGATTGATATGTTCGTGGTTGAAGGTCTGGCTGGCGCCGTCGTAGAAAATGTGTCCCTGGCGCAGCGCGACGATGCGGCGACAGTAGCGCAGGGCGTACTCCACCTGGTGCAGCGTCACTACCACGGTGATCCCTTCCTTGCGATTAATGTCGTGTAGAATTTCCATGACGATGCGTGCCGATTCCGGATCCAGCGAGGCGATAGGCTCGTCGGCCAGGATCACCTGCGGCTTCTGCATCAGCGCCCGGGCGATGGCGACGCGCTGCTGTTGTCCGCCGGAAAGGGTGGAGACCCGCTGGTGGGCGAAGTGCGCCATGCCGACCCGGGTCAGGGCCTGGAGCGCCTGCTGCTTTTGTTCGGTACTGAACCAGCGGCAGCAGGTGCGCCAGAAGGGCGTAGAACCCAGGGCGCCGATCAGGACGTTGTCCATCACCGACAGGCGATTGACCAGGTTGAACTGCTGGAAGATGTAGCCGGTACCGGCGCGGCTGCGGCGGATGTCGCTGGCAAGGCGGCCCGAACGCTGTACCGTGCGCTTGTGGAGCTCAATATGCGAATGGCTCTGTTTATCGCCGGTAATCAGGCCGCTCAGGTGGCGTAGCAGGGTGGATTTACCGGAACCGGACGGCCCGAGCAGGGCGACCATTTCGCCCCGGTTAATAGTCAGGCAGACATCGTGCAGCGCCCGATTCTGATTGAAGGTTTTGCGTAGGTTTTCGACGCGGATAATCGTTTGCATATCCCGGCCTCCTTGAAGTTTGACTCATGGTGCCGGGAGAAAATGACGGTTTGGTTAACCCTGTGTGTCTGTATGATGAAGAATCGGAGACGGTTGGATGACGGAGGGGGGAAAGCCCGCGGTCAGGCGGGCTGCCAGGCGGAGCGAATTAGCGCTTACTCCGCCGGTTTAGCAATATTCACCATCCAGTGAATGCCGAAGCGATCGGTGACCATACCGAATCCGAAGGCCCAGAAGGTCTCCTGCCAGGGCATGGTGATATGACCGCCCACCGCCAGGTTTTGAAACCAGCGTTTACCCTCTTCCACATCGGTGGTCATCAGGTTCAGGGCATAGCCGTGGTGGGGAATATTATCCGCGGCGCCGTCGCTAATCATGATTTCACACCCGGCGATGCGCAGGCTGGCATGCAGAATATCGTCCGGCGCCATTTTTACGGTTGCGGCACAGCCTTCCTGCTGTTCGCCGCTTTCACGCGGCGGCATTTCGGCAAAGGTCATGCTGTAGAG
This window encodes:
- the phnE gene encoding phosphonate ABC transporter, permease protein PhnE; the encoded protein is MHSQSMTLNPPKRSAFSLIGWGLVLAVLAASWHGAEMAPLTLIQDGGNMATFAADFFPPDFSQWPLYLEEMLVTLQIAVWGTALAVVLSIPFGLMSAENIAPWWIYQPVRRLMDACRAINEMVFAMLFVVAVGLGPFAGVLALFIHTTGVLSKLLSEAVEAIDPGPVEGIRATGANKLEEILYGVLPQVMPLLISYSLYRFESNVRSATVVGMVGAGGIGVTLWEAIRGFQFPQTCALMIVVIVTVSLLDFLSQRLRKQFI
- the phnF gene encoding phosphonate metabolism transcriptional regulator PhnF is translated as MNLSRHPTTYPTRYQEIAARLEQELSHYRCGDWLPAEQQLATRFGVNRHTLRRAVDQLVERGWVQRRQGVGILVLMRPFDYPLNARARFSQNLLDQGSHPTSERLLSVLRPASGPVADALGVAEGRDIIHLRTLRRVNGVALCLIDHYFSDIAWWPSLREFTSGSLHDWLEARLDIRLIRHQTRISARRAQAKESRMLEIPNQAPLLCVRTLNHREGAHSVAEYSVSLTRADMIEFTMEH
- the yjdN gene encoding VOC family metalloprotein YjdN, whose protein sequence is MALIPYITFSGSCREAITFYQKALDAEILYSMTFAEMPPRESGEQQEGCAATVKMAPDDILHASLRIAGCEIMISDGAADNIPHHGYALNLMTTDVEEGKRWFQNLAVGGHITMPWQETFWAFGFGMVTDRFGIHWMVNIAKPAE
- the phnC gene encoding phosphonate ABC transporter ATP-binding protein codes for the protein MQTIIRVENLRKTFNQNRALHDVCLTINRGEMVALLGPSGSGKSTLLRHLSGLITGDKQSHSHIELHKRTVQRSGRLASDIRRSRAGTGYIFQQFNLVNRLSVMDNVLIGALGSTPFWRTCCRWFSTEQKQQALQALTRVGMAHFAHQRVSTLSGGQQQRVAIARALMQKPQVILADEPIASLDPESARIVMEILHDINRKEGITVVVTLHQVEYALRYCRRIVALRQGHIFYDGASQTFNHEHINHLYRSIDRIEANAAAA
- the phnD gene encoding phosphonate ABC transporter substrate-binding protein, with the translated sequence MNNKMVTALAFTSLFSVTSLLMPVQANEPDALNFGIISTESQQNLKSQWQPFLKDMEKQLGVKVNAFFAPDYAGIIQGMRFNKVDLAWYGNLSAMEAVDRAGGQVFAQTVAADGSPGYWSVLIVNQKSPIKNLDQLLAQRQSLTFGNGDPNSTSGFLVPGYYVFAKHHAAASDFKRTVNANHETNALAVANGQVDVATNNTENLDRLKVTAPEKYKQLRTIWKSPLIPGDPIVWRKNLPEGTKTRVRDFFLGYGKTPEQQQVLKGLGWAPFRASSDQQLVPIRQLTLFKEVQSVKNNKGLSESERASKLETLQKQLDALESQAPRETASAQ